ATTAGCTCAGGAAGATATCTCACTGTTTGTCTGCTAGGGATCCAACAATTGTTCCAAACAACATGGAAGACCCAAATCCAGCAATAAACAGCTGCCCAATTTCACCTTTCCCAAAACCATATGTGCTGTAGAGGTAGTAAACATATGGACCCTGCAACCAGTCACCAGCTATTTGCCACATGAAAAGCATCATCAGCAACACCGATTATAGTTCACAGGTatatttcttgaaataaaaGGTAAGTTTCAGAACCTCTTATCAAGAGAAAAAGTATAATAAAATAGATAGAAATACGGAAATCTAAATTGACAACAGTTGGAGAATAGTTAACCATATCATATAAACTAACTTTCCTACATTCAGACACCAGAATTGAGAACAAATATGGTAAAGGAATCCCCTCATTTAAGAATCGATTTTGTATATTCTGAAAAAACCAGggtaaaactcaagaacaaagCCGATATCATACGGAATGAAGGCATTGTTTTTCTTAACAAGTAATATTTATAATACACAACGCAATCCTGAGATATAAATGTATAATTGACCATCATGATTGGGCCCATCAGTACAAATCCATTCAACAGTAATGATAATGAGATGGATACAAATCTAGACCCAGACACTGATTTTTCAAGTGAGATATATCATATCACAAGTGATATGATATATAGGTTCAACGGTGCAATTCCACTAAACGATCTTCCAAGTGTAAAGCTTTAAATCGAATCACATTCATAAATATCATATCCAATACAAATCACTCATCTACTTGAGTCGATGAAAGCAGAAGATAAACTAACTAAATAATAATCACGTAGTAAATTctcaaaattattaaaaatacaaaaataatatcaacaaCATATCTTCGACTTCTGATTGTTGGCGCCATTTTAGTGGAGCAAACACTTGGGTACCCATTTCCATAAATTTTGTTTCACGAAGAAAATAGCAACAACAAAATTAAAGCTTATATAGGTTGAATAATTCAGACATTCATTAACTTACCCATCGAACTCATAATTTTCCaaaattctcatatttataAATAGGGAAAATGCATGCAGTCGAATTTTACTCTCCAGTCGTTTCCCACCGCCCTCATATTTAGATCGAACAAAAATGTTCACACACGATTAGATTGTATCAAATTCACCAGATCGAAGGTTTTTACTATTATTTCACATACCCATCATAATCGAGTAAACCAGCACGTAATTGTTcttgaaggaattgaaagcagCTGACGCATTGATCCGATCTTTGTTACTTTTACTCAGCTCCAATGCTGAAACCACAGCTCCTACCGCCCCAAAAACCAAATAATAAAACAACTCCATTTTCCTCCAACACAATACACCACGAAATTCCTCCTCGGAAAAATGGAGATTGAAAGTGTCTGCaaagaaaatgtatatatataaacgcACAGTAGAGTGTGTTCGTGTGAGTAATCTGCCTGCCTGCGAGAGAGGACGCAGTTTTGCTTATGCTGTGAGAATTGCGTGACGCCAGAGGTGTGatctttatttttcttgtttgattgatcatgtacgTCTGCCGGGATTCCGACACGTGGCGGGCTCCGGATTATTGGATCTGTTGAATTTTGAGCGGGTTACAATGAAATGGATCTTTGAGAAGGATTGAGGAACCATGGGACGTGTGacactatcgatattcacaataaaaattagtactctaagcataaaaagtaatattttttatggatgacccaaaaaagatatatgtctcacaaaatacgacccgtaagaccgtGTTACACCAGTTTTTATCTAtcttaaaatcaattaaaaaaattatcaagaGATGCATTTATTCTAAAAAatcaatgaatttgaaatttttaactTCAAAATAATCCATCCAAATGCAATCTAAATCTTTTTGAgctcaaaaatcaaaattacaacgtaatttttctaaaaaaaattaaaaattatcagcCGATTCTTGTTAGTTATGTTCGGAAAATGAGCGAGGGTTGATTTTCATATAATTGGCTTAGCAAATGTCACATGGGATTTGACATAGGAAGATGTAGCATGACATGTTTGGAGACCTAAATCCTAAGAACTTATGCCCATAATTTGCTACATTTGGCTCatcaaatttgtttttcaaagtTTCACGTGTGAACTATAACTTTGGTAACTATAAAATCAGatcattttaaaattcgatTCGTTTCTTGATTTGATGGCCACAACCGATCGTGTGTTAAGGGTGGGCATGGGGTATACCTGTTTACATTAAATATAATCGAATTTGTTAAGTTTTTTTGGAGCAACGATTTaagttttatttataatttttttatcaactCAAATGCAATGACATTTACTTGTCCGCAagttgtaatatatatatatatatatatatatatatatatatatatataatcaacaCCAACCTTTATCGTGTACGTATATTGATAACTATCCTTCAATTTTGATCAACACCAACCTTTCTTTAAAACTTGtgagagacggtctcacgggtcatattttgctagacatatctcttatttgggtcatccatgaaaaattattacttttaatgttaaaaatatcactttttattgtgaatattggtagggttgacccgtctcacagataaagattcgtgagatcgtagtacaagagacatactcttatatatatagacacacacacaaaagAAAGGTTGGTGTTGATCAAAATTGAAGGATAGTTATCAAATTTAATTCATTATTATTGGTGTGACTAACTAGGGAACTTTGAGAGGGATATGCGAGGAAGTGGCACATGGatcaaattttaaactttagTAGAGTAAGGTACGCCATCCAACTTAAATTTTCAATGCTTTGGATCAAAATAAATGCTCCATCACATCAAATTGCCAaactttctttctttctttctgtttTTATCAAATATATCTTTATTACTGATACCGAGTGTGGTAGAACTACTCCTTTCCGATGAAGATCGAACAATTTTCTTGCTTTTAGAAAATTCTtgagatttataaaaaaaactaaataagcCATTACGTGCTAAATTATTGTTTCGATCTCTTCATGTCGAGTGAGTGCCTTGCACGTTTGGTAAGGGACAAACCTGAGGATATATTTGATAATCAAATTGACAGGTAAGTCTATCCACATGAAGAACCTATCGTTGCCCATATTCATTCATCTAAACAAAAAAGACTTGGAAGATCGATTCAAATTGTATTTCACGCATctagataaaagaaaagcataTTCAAAAGAACTTCAAAATTATTTGGCATACAACTCATTCATCACCTTCTGACAGACCGGTTTAGGCCAAAGGCCTAAAAAAAGTCGCTACACCGGTACATGTACACAATGTTCAAACTATACAAAGAACGTGTTCTGCAGCAAAGATGAAACCAATTTATAACAAATACTGATGGAAAGAAAAGTGTGAAAAGTGTCCTCTttctataaatttaaaaaaaaaagaaaaagaaaaaagagagagatCTTAGTCTTACAGTCGAACTTCAGATGGTAAAATCACATAAAATGCCAGGAGGCGATATGTGTCCATGCATTCATGAGTTGAATCAAGATGATTTCTCGAGCCGGTACACTGTAATTTCTTGTTGCTTGAAGTACCGACGGTCCTCTTCATCAACAAGAACAAGGTTCAAATAGTACTTCACGCTGAATTTGTTGTTGATGTTTCGATATGTAGGAGTTAGCTCATACGGGCTTAGGAACAATCTTACCGGAATCGATTCACCTGTCAAAAGAGTGTTCAAGATGTAAATCATCTTACTTGTCAAAATGCAAAATCATTACAGGTTGTGAACTTCAAAAGGCTATCCAATTTGAGGACCTAAAGAGGGAGGTACATGCGCGGTTACTCTTAATAAACCAATGTGTATAAGcatgaattgcaaataaaaAGAAATCTTTATATACCTCTGACTGGGGTACCATCCATAAGTTCAAACTTGGCTAGTGTCTCTGTTTCTACATGAGTGTTTGTCCCCGATCCTGTTGATTCTCGGCGTCTAATCTCAAGATCCATGTTTTTTATCTTGATTCTTACAAGAAGGAAGTATATTTTCCCGATGATGACGTCTTTCAGATGGTACCTAGATATTTTAAATTCCAAGTTACAGTCTATTTGTAATGACCTGAATCCTTATTTGAATGAAGTATCAATGTAGACatgattaaagattttcattaaatattattaagaaaTTGATTAATTAAGTATCAACGTGTTGGGATTCATCGAAATTAAATGGATCACCCAATCTACTTCAGATTATTTTGTCACGAGAAATCCACTAGACGAATGAGATTATTACACGTGACAGAGAAGATTGCGTTCGAATCTTCTGAACTAGTCCAGATACAGCCAATAAATGGAAGttaatttcatttgtttcctaATCCGCTTCCCTTCAATTTATCATTCTCGAGTTCTAGTCATATACCTTAGGTTTTCTAGAAACTTTAGTGTCAGGAAGCTTCGGACTTAGTGTCGACTCAATGAGGGATCGGTGAATCGGGACACGAAGATCGAGACGTCATCAGTATGTTGGTTTTGTCAAGGTTCAGACGAGTAAACTTTCTTTCAGATTGATTTAGTGAGGTGCGTGATGCACTAACTGAGACATCCAATCGTAGTATACACATTTATATGTTGCATATTTATCTGTTGCattatacatgttttattgctttgaaaTATTATGCACGACATATCATGTTGGGCctgatatcttttgagatataTCTCGTTTTTTTTGGGCAGCTCAGCTCTATTCTGTATTGTGGACGGTTGGGTATCAAGAGCTACAGTGTTCAACGGGACCCGCGGGCTCTAAAGACCCTGGACATTGTAGTCCACGTCTTGATGATGAGTATGGTAGCCAAAACATGCCTACGACAGATCAAAAACTACATACTCAAACGCATCTAAACTGAACATTAGATTCTTGACTTGATCCTTGATATCCGAGCATATTGCATTTCACATGCATCATATCATTTTGTATGCTCGTACATTCTCGTATTGGGCGATTGTCGCTCACGCCCTAGTTTTCATCTTGGACCCCATTCCACCAGGCATGTCTTAGGTTGGACGGTTCAGACGGCCAGGACAATGGCTAGTGCAGTTGGGTTTTCGGTGAAGATCCAGTGGAAGTTTTATTTGGTGTCTCGTAATCTCGTGCATGATTATGATTTCGATTTCGTTGTATTAACGATTAAGATTGACATTATTGTTCTGTTTTGGgttgtaaaataattaaattatttggttTCATTGTTTAATTCTTGTTATCAAGTTTAATTATGCATGCTTAGTAGTATGTTTAGTAGTAGCTCGGGTAAGGTCGCTATACCATTAACAAACCACAAACATTATTCAAACGCAATTCTACTTGTACCAAAATTCACAAGTGAATTTAGATTGAGATACGTAATTGAAGTTAAAGGTCACAACGTGACTAGTAACTCACTTGCTCTTATTGTACTCGAACTCAATATGAAGACAGTCTTCGATTCCAACTTCCATCTACATATAGAAGACCACATCTTAAGAGAATATATTCTAGTGATACTTTGCATAGATGCATAAAAAATCACATGGCGTCGTTCAAGAATCCAGGAAGTCAGGTACATAAGCTCTAGATATGTTTCAAACATCTTCAAAATAGTTTCATTTGCAAAATTGTATATGCCTCAGAACCTCAATAAAAATTACTGTAAACAACAATACCTTGATACTATTATTGATAGATGGGAGAGGGCTATAGTTTCGAACCTGATCCATGAAAAACAAAATACCAAATTAAGCGATTGGGTAGATTTCAGCAGTTAAAGCTTATAAGGGGCAAACAATTGAAGTTATGAACGCTAACAATAAAGGAAAGTCCAACACGTGGATCACagaagaaaaacatgaaaattgaaGATTGATTCCTGCCATAATGGCTCCTTCAATCTGAGTATAAAATTGAACAAATTACTAGTAAGCCCAGAGTGCATGAGAGACCAAAAATCGAAATGTATTTTAAGCTTCTTCAAGGTATAATAGCTACAAGCAGGGAAGAATTTAAAGCATCTAACAGTTGCAAGAGGTGTGACTGAGTGAGAATCAGTTTTTCATGCAGCAACAAGCAGTAAAGAATTTAAAGTATTTAACAGTTGAAAAAGGTGTGAGCGTGAGAATCAGTCTTTTAAGCAGCAAGACTGCCATTTTATTGACAAGTTGGGATAAAGTCGGTGGTGTCGAGAAgacaaacatattcatataattGTGAGTCTCTGAATCGTCGACTTCTTCACAGACCAAGGTCACCGCAAAATGACCAGGCAATGGCCTCGACCGTGATAATTATGTCACACCGTGGATCGCATCTCTATAAATTACATAATAAACAAGATTCAAGAGAAAAGTTGACATCAATGAATTCCCTTCAACATCAGAAAATTCAGTATTGACAGTGTTAATATTTCTTCTTTAAGCaagataatttttatattaccACAAAGTCCTGGTATTCCACAATGCTACCAGCATAGCCCCGACTTATCGTCACTTTGAGGACATACCTAAAGGCATAGAAGTACCTAAAGTTAGGCTACGATTTAATATCTGAAAAACATGTTATACACTAAAAAAGATAATGTTCACGCATGTGGAAATGTAACGGTCTTCTGTGAACTTCGCACCAGCAGTAAACTTTTTTGAAGGATATTCACTGCATGATGAACAAATAAGTGTTTCACTGCCATTAAACTAAGTGAAACAGAACTTAATAGAGCTCATTTTGCAAATACCCAAAGCTCATTTTATGCTTCCCACAACAGAAAGAGAAACTATTGGAGTTATGCAATTGATTGAGCAACATGCCATAAGGaaatatttaatatgaaatTAGTAACTCACCTAAGCCGCACATTAACCCCGTTATAAGTCTCATTTGGCATCTCTACAGTCGAAAATTCAAAAGGAAATGTTTTCCGCTCATATATTTCTCCAGGAACATCCAGTTCACGAACTAGAggaaaagaagaaggaatatCAGAACCATCGTCAACAGGAAAATCTTGCTTACGAGAATGGGAAATTGTGCCATGAAGCTGAATGTGCTTTTACAGAAAATAATAGAGATAAATAATCAATCATCACAAATCATTGTATGTTGTGAAACCAAAAATTGTAAGGTGTTAGAAATAAAAAAACTTGGAAATGCAGCACACAGCCTTATTTGTACTTACCCAAAGACGTGAAATCGTAGAAGTTCCCTTTGTCGAAGTACATTTCTGCAAAGGAAATTAATGGTTAGAAACTGCAACAAGACAAAAAGGGATGAAGatgaatcatattcaatatgCAGAAAGAATCAGCGCATGCTTAATTCCATCTTTCTATATGCTTTGATAATGTCTGTACATATGAATTCTAAAGTATGTTTCAAGTAACTACATAATACAACTCAAAAATCCAAGCACATCATAGAAGCAAAAACAACTATATAGCTACTGAATTCAATGCACGACATATGAGCAGAGAAATACCTATCTGACCAAGAAGCTCAACTTTGATTCCATTGTGTTCTACCTTCTTCCCCGAAAATGGTTCAACTGAAACCTACAGAACAGTGCATGGATATGCTTGGCTAGACAGTCTGCTGTGCATAAAACTTCACAAAAAATTATAGATATATGATAGCAATAATATCAATGAATAAACAAAACAATACCTGGCCAGTGATGTTCTCTTGACTTTGAAAGAGAGGTACCATAATAGTTTGaccattttctttcttcaaaGGGACctattatgcaaataaaatggaGGGAAAATACAAGGTTGACAATAAGCAATAAAAACTAGACATGCAGTATCTTTGGAAgtacaaaattattatttttaaaattacaaacaAGAAGCAAGCATATTGACAGGACACTATAGTATCTGCTGCTAAAAATATCAACATGAAATAATGTGAAAAACGCATCCCCGTGTACAGGGTTGTCCAGAACAGAATGACCACTTTTCGGAACGAACTAGTGAATACAAAAAACTAAAATGACATTCCACAGTGATTCAATCTAAGTGGATTGATGCGTTAATCCCACAAATGGATTACAAAAAGGTTCAACAATTTGATCAATCGAAGAAACAAACCTGCTTTCGGGATTTCCCATCTGAAAACACGACGGAAATGTGGCATGCTGGCTTAAAAGCTCCAATTATGTAATTCTGGGGACATATAATACCAATTAACAAGGTGAAAATAGAAAACTCACAAAAAATCATTCTAGTAAGTTTTGAAGATTAACCATAGCTGAGATTTAAACCCTGACGGCTGAGGCAATCCAAACACCTGTCCGTAACACCTGCGACATATTCCATCCACCATACAAGCTCCGATTATTACTACATATGAACAATTACGAAAGATCTAATCCAACAAAACACTGAGGCCAGTATATGAGCTGAAAACGCAATGTCTTACGTGAAATTGTAACAGAAATTGCAAAGTTATACACTTAAAAAACCCTAAACGATCAATTCTTtcgatttcaaattcattcgcCAAAATATTCGATTGAAAACCAAATCAACCATGCATAGTAACTTACAGGATATATAGGAGGTTTCTGAAGAAGATCCACAGGTGATTGACAACAATCGACGATGAGAAATGAGTTGGAGAGAGAAAATTACTCGAAGTCTAAAGCCAGCCAaatgattttttatatatataaaaaaaataaaaattgatgaAAGAGATCGTATTTTGTTGTTAGACCGATATCTTATTTGGTCATCTAATCCGAAAAAATAACTAATTTCAACTATCGGAAACTTGAATgtgttattatttattatttttatttttaagaagAAATTAAAGGTGAAATTGAAAAGGtaattttagaaattttaattattttagaaATAATTTTTCTACTTTGTTAGTATATCTTCTttcaaaaagaaatatttttaattaaaacaacTTTTCTATTATTTATGCTCGTGCATTGGTGGTATCAGCATGAGAGAGGACCCTTTGtcataatattttttgaaaaatatatattacttattttaattttaagataaacaaaaaataaaagaaaatcatTAGTTTTTTTCCTCTAAAAACAATTATCATATTGTAGACATTCTCCAAATTTGGGTATCATATGCTCCCTGATTTCAGTTAATGATATAAATCATATTATAGTTTGTTCGAACAAACCTCGTTTacatgaattattaaaaattaaatgcaCCAAATACAGTGTATAAACAAAATACaataaatcacataaaacattatattcatttatttttcGATTAAAAAAcctaatataaattattttttcatttttttgtaaAACTATTGCAAAGCTAAATCCAAATATCTAAAGTTCTTGATTCAACTTCAATTATAACAAGATTTAAGTTTCAGAATTGTAAGTAATTCGACGCCAAAACGCCAACCGGTAAAAGAAAAGGTTTTCAGAGTTCGATTAACCATGTTTTAGGCGCCCGACAACAAGTAAAAGTGCTCAATAACTTGCACCAAGTTTCATTAAATACTAGAAATGACAGCGCAAAAAGTGAGGGCATCAAAGTCAACAATAATGTGCATGTTTGTGTTCAGAGTTTTCATACACAAAAAAAGAGTCAACGAGGAGGCTTCGCATATTACCCACCACCTGTCAACGAATCACCAAAAATGAATCTGGGATTCGCCAATTTCTTGTTGTTGTACATAATAAGGCTTCGCATATTTTTTTGTACTATCT
The sequence above is a segment of the Primulina tabacum isolate GXHZ01 chromosome 6, ASM2559414v2, whole genome shotgun sequence genome. Coding sequences within it:
- the LOC142548708 gene encoding vacuolar protein sorting-associated protein 26B, with translation MNYIIGAFKPACHISVVFSDGKSRKQVPLKKENGQTIMVPLFQSQENITGQVSVEPFSGKKVEHNGIKVELLGQIEMYFDKGNFYDFTSLVRELDVPGEIYERKTFPFEFSTVEMPNETYNGVNVRLRYVLKVTISRGYAGSIVEYQDFVVRNYSPLPSINNSIKMEVGIEDCLHIEFEYNKSKYHLKDVIIGKIYFLLVRIKIKNMDLEIRRRESTGSGTNTHVETETLAKFELMDGTPVRGESIPVRLFLSPYELTPTYRNINNKFSVKYYLNLVLVDEEDRRYFKQQEITVYRLEKSS